Genomic segment of Umezawaea sp. Da 62-37:
GCTCGTTCACCCTCGGGCCGGGCGCGACCAGCGTGCTGGAGCTGTCCAACGTCGCCGCGACCATCGTCGGCCACGGCACGTGGTGCCCGCCGACGCCCGTCGAGGAGGTCCTCGACCGCGACGGCAAGCCCGTGCCGCTCAAGGAGCCCGCGTGCGAGCAGGCCGTGGCGCCGGAGCTGGCGGACTCGCTGGCCGTGGGCATGAGCCAGGACGCGGTGTCCGGCACCGCGGCGGGCGCGGCCAGGGGCTTCAACCGCCCGATGATCGGCAAGACCGGCACGACCGAGAACTACTGGTCCGTCGCGTTCATCGGCGCGACCCCGCAGTACGCGGGCGCGGTCATGACGTTCACCGACGGTGTCGCCCCGCAGATCATCTGCAACGCCGCCGCGCCCCGGCTGTGCGGCAACGGCAGCACGGTCGGCCTCACCGGTGGTGAGGTGGCCGCTCCGACCTGGTTCAACGCCATGAAGGTGATCCACGAGGGCAAGCCCGTCGTGCCACTGCCACCGGCCGCCCCCAGGTACAAGTAGTCACCGCTCATCGACCGCCCCGCTGGCCCTGTGCTAGCGGGGCGGTTCTCGTTCGGGTGACTTGCACGATCAAGCTAGTGACCTGCGGTGATGGTTGTGCCGGGCTATTGGTCTGCAAATCGGGTAACGGTCAATTCCTGCGCCGTGTAACGGCGAATGTCGAGACTCAGCAGTCTATCGTCACTCTGAGTAGTAAACCGTGGGGTATGTCACCAATACGCCCACTTGGCGACTGAAGGCTTGCCGCAGTTCGTCACTTCGGGTTACGTTCCCTGGCGCTTGTCACGGTTCGGTAACTAGCAGGACACGGCGTCGTCCCCGAACGACCCCGCCCGGATCCCCCGCCGGCCGTCCTGACCGGACTCCCCGAGGTAGAAAGGCACACTCTTGGCCAGGCACAACACTGCGCGCGGCCGAAGCGTGTTCACGGCACCCCCGAAGGCCGAAGGCCGCCGTGGAGCGCACCGCGTGGAGATCAACACCCCCACCTTCGGCGGCCGCGTGGTCGCCGTGGCCGTGGCAGCAGGAGCACTCGCCACCACCGCGGGCGTCGTCAACGGCTGGGGCTCGGTCGACCAGCCCCTCAACGCCATGGCGACGAACATGGACCTCGCCGCGAAGATCGCGGGCAGCACCGCCGCACCGCAGGCCCAGCAGCAGACCGTGCACGTCATCAAGCCCGGTCTGGAAGCCGCGAAGCTCATGCGCGCCCAGCAGTTGGACGCGGGCCAGCACGTCGACCAGGCACTCCGGTTCGCCCAGGACGGCTACAACGCCAGGCAGGCCGAGATCCAGCGCAAGGCCGACGCCGACGCCGCCGAGAAGGCCAGGGTCGCCGACGAGAACGCCAAGATCGCCGCCCAGGAAGCCGCCAAGCGCCCCGCGGTGGTCAAACCCGCCGAGGGCACCTTCACCTCCGGCTTCGGCGGTCGCTGGGGCACCACCCACTACGGCGTCGACATCGCCAACGCCATCGGCACCCCCATCGTCTCCGCCATGGACGGCGTCGTCATCGAAGCCGGCCCCGCCAGCGGCTTCGGCCTGTGGGTGCGCGTCCAGCACACCGACGGCACCATCACCATCTACGGCCACGTCAACGAGATCATCGCCAACACCGGCACCCAGGTGAAGGCGGGCGACCTCATCGCCACCATCGGCAACCGCGGCGAATCCACCGGCCCGCACCTGCACTTCGAGGTCTGGGTCAACGGCTCCCAGAAGATCGACCCGCAGGCCTGGCTCGCAGAACGCGGCATCACCCTCTAGACCCGCTTGGCCCAGCGCCCAGCGGTCGGCAGAACAACGCCACCCCATCCGCTACCCGGCCACCACCGCCACGCCCCGGTCCGGCGAAGCCCGGATGCCTTGTCCGCCGCGGAGCGTCGGATGTCCTGTTCGGTGCGGAGCGCCGGATGCCCTGTCCGGCGAAGCCCGGATGCCTTATCCGCCGCAGAGCGGACGGATGCTCGATCCGGCGAAGCTCGGATACCCAAGTCCGCCGCGGAGCGCCGGATGCCTTGTCCGATGCGGAGCATCGGCTGCCCCGAGTCAGGCGCAGCCTGATGCCCTGTCAGGCGCAGCCTGATGCTGGCGAAGCCAGACCTCCCCACCCGCCCCCGATCCGAAGCCTGCTCTCGCTTCACCCCCGTTTGTCAAGATGGCTTTATCGTCTTGACAAACGGGGGTGAAGCGCTGGAGACAATATGGCGACGGGGGGCGTTTCGCTCCCCAAACCCAACCCCGCACCAACCCCGCGCCAGCCTCACCCCAAACCACCCCAAACTCAGAACTCAACATACCGACCAGTCGGTACCCAAGGTAAGCTCCCCACCACGCACCATCAGGCCGCGTGCAACGAGGAGGCGCAAGTGGGTCGTTGGGGAATCACGCTGCCGTTGACCGGTGTCCCGGTCCTGCAACACCGGGACCTGGTGGCCGAGCTGTCCGACCTGGGCTACACCGACGTCTGGTCCGCCGAAACCGCCGGACCCGACGCCTTCACACCCCTGGCCCTCGCCGCCCAGTGGTCCGACAGGATCCGACTGGGCACGGCCATCGTCCCCGTCTACACCCGAGGCCCGGCTCTGCTCGCGATGAGCGCCGCCACCGCCGCCGAGGTGTCCGGCGGGCGGTTCGTGCTGGGGATCGG
This window contains:
- a CDS encoding M23 family metallopeptidase, which codes for MEINTPTFGGRVVAVAVAAGALATTAGVVNGWGSVDQPLNAMATNMDLAAKIAGSTAAPQAQQQTVHVIKPGLEAAKLMRAQQLDAGQHVDQALRFAQDGYNARQAEIQRKADADAAEKARVADENAKIAAQEAAKRPAVVKPAEGTFTSGFGGRWGTTHYGVDIANAIGTPIVSAMDGVVIEAGPASGFGLWVRVQHTDGTITIYGHVNEIIANTGTQVKAGDLIATIGNRGESTGPHLHFEVWVNGSQKIDPQAWLAERGITL